The following are from one region of the Hydrogenophaga sp. BPS33 genome:
- a CDS encoding cytochrome b, with the protein MSLIAAIEWAEGYHRRGLYTPIGVAFHWVMAALMFFQLGHGWYLSWLPVGADKYIGYQMHTQVGLTIMLLGSLRLFWRSQISTPETVDEDSFAGRASHVLQTWFYFSFFALPVSGWVMWSTLPSDLPLSIAGVIPFPNLPFDQLSEGLQHTLMQWAATAHFYIVWITMLVIPGHAGAAVLHYVVKRDRVLPSMFDLNGPEAPGVVGSGPDKGSAA; encoded by the coding sequence ATGAGCCTGATTGCGGCCATCGAATGGGCCGAGGGTTACCACCGGCGCGGCCTGTACACGCCGATCGGCGTCGCCTTCCATTGGGTCATGGCGGCGCTCATGTTTTTTCAGCTGGGCCATGGCTGGTACCTGAGCTGGCTGCCGGTGGGGGCGGACAAGTACATCGGCTACCAGATGCACACGCAGGTGGGCTTGACGATCATGCTGCTGGGCTCGCTGCGCCTGTTCTGGCGCAGCCAGATCAGCACGCCCGAGACGGTGGACGAGGATTCGTTCGCCGGCCGGGCCAGCCACGTGCTGCAAACCTGGTTCTACTTCAGCTTCTTCGCCTTGCCCGTCAGCGGCTGGGTGATGTGGTCCACCTTGCCGAGCGATCTGCCGCTGTCGATCGCGGGCGTGATCCCGTTTCCGAACCTGCCGTTCGATCAGTTGTCCGAAGGCCTGCAGCACACGCTCATGCAGTGGGCCGCCACGGCGCACTTCTACATCGTGTGGATCACGATGCTGGTCATTCCCGGCCATGCCGGAGCGGCCGTGCTGCACTATGTGGTGAAACGCGACCGCGTGCTGCCGTCGATGTTCGACCTCAACGGTCCTGAAGCGCCGGGCGTAGTGGGATCTGGGCCAGATAAAG